The proteins below are encoded in one region of Microbacterium pygmaeum:
- a CDS encoding TetR/AcrR family transcriptional regulator: MLLKERLVVAATRIVDRNEQLSLRAIAKECGVTAPAIYTHFENLSVIEQEVMHAGFAELARDVQTGILSEKDPVDALLAGCRAYVNYGWEHRNRYRLMFSAGSFALNAMDTFLAAERAIERCVDAGRSASTDTRSDTYLLWLGLHGVATLEKPTRLEYLGLPSSDATSYLTELARRMAQIA, translated from the coding sequence ATGCTTCTGAAGGAAAGGCTGGTCGTCGCGGCAACCCGCATCGTCGACCGCAACGAACAACTATCGTTGCGCGCGATCGCCAAGGAGTGCGGGGTGACCGCCCCGGCGATCTATACCCATTTCGAGAACCTGAGCGTTATCGAGCAGGAGGTGATGCACGCCGGCTTCGCAGAACTCGCCCGCGACGTGCAGACCGGCATCTTGTCCGAGAAGGATCCGGTCGACGCGCTATTGGCTGGTTGCCGCGCGTACGTGAACTACGGCTGGGAGCATCGGAACAGGTATCGGCTCATGTTCTCAGCGGGCAGTTTCGCGCTCAACGCGATGGACACTTTCCTCGCCGCGGAGCGGGCGATCGAGCGATGCGTCGATGCGGGGAGGTCCGCAAGTACCGATACGAGATCGGACACGTACCTGCTGTGGTTGGGCCTGCACGGCGTCGCAACTCTCGAAAAGCCCACGCGACTGGAGTATCTCGGGCTGCCGAGCTCTGACGCGACCTCGTATCTGACGGAACTCGCTCGTCGGATGGCCCAAATAGCCTAG
- a CDS encoding type II toxin-antitoxin system VapB family antitoxin, with protein MTVTSIDIDPNELRQAKELAGTTSNRETVDLALRTLIAVRRQPAAVERIIARTFEPDQIDAPTIPPATVIAGQ; from the coding sequence ATGACCGTCACGTCAATCGATATCGATCCGAACGAGCTGCGCCAAGCGAAGGAGCTCGCCGGCACGACCTCCAATCGCGAAACGGTGGATCTCGCCCTGCGCACGCTCATCGCCGTCCGTCGCCAGCCGGCGGCCGTCGAGCGGATCATCGCCCGTACGTTCGAGCCTGACCAGATCGACGCGCCGACGATCCCGCCGGCGACGGTGATTGCCGGCCAGTGA
- a CDS encoding PIN domain-containing protein codes for MTTYLVDNSIWQKASTSKAIATRLRELSPTHLIITCPPQVLEYCHSARSPQEYEELRADMELLLPAWEHPDEQQALDVQQALWDTGLMRAAAAFDCLIAAYGVVNDAVILNSDHDFGFIEIATRGAVRQEYVAA; via the coding sequence GTGACGACCTACCTGGTCGACAACAGCATCTGGCAGAAGGCCTCGACGAGCAAAGCGATTGCGACAAGGCTTCGCGAGCTGTCACCCACTCACCTGATCATCACCTGCCCGCCGCAAGTCCTCGAGTACTGCCATTCGGCCCGGAGCCCGCAAGAGTACGAAGAACTCCGCGCGGACATGGAGTTGCTGCTGCCCGCATGGGAACACCCCGACGAGCAGCAAGCCCTGGACGTCCAGCAGGCGCTATGGGACACGGGGCTCATGCGCGCGGCAGCGGCGTTCGATTGCCTCATTGCGGCATACGGGGTCGTCAACGACGCTGTCATCCTGAACTCCGACCACGACTTCGGGTTCATCGAGATCGCCACGCGGGGCGCGGTCCGGCAGGAGTACGTGGCGGCCTAG